The proteins below are encoded in one region of Vannielia litorea:
- a CDS encoding acyl-CoA dehydrogenase C-terminal domain-containing protein, whose translation MPTYTAPTKDMQFILHDVLKVSQSDIPGYSELEADFTGAVLEEAGKLASEVLAPLNPVGDQQGCKLENGVVRTPEGFKAAFEQVKEGGWTGLDLPEEFGGQGMPYLMGTAVGEMFSAANQSFTMYQGLTHGAASAILAHGTDEQKAKWLPKMVSCEWTGTMNLTEPHCGTDLGLLRTKAEPQGDGSYKITGQKIFISAGEHDMAENIVHLVLAKIPGGPDGVKGISLFIVPKFLVDDEGKMGARNGVSCGKLEEKMGIHGNATCVMNYDAAEGYLLGTEHKGMRAMFTMMNEARLGVGMQGLAQAAIAYENALAYAKDRLQGRDVTGVKNPDGPADPLIVHPDIRRNLMDQKSFVEGARAFLFWGAHLIDKSHRAGDEEAEGLISLLTPVLKGFLTDQGFDMAVQAQQVYGGHGYIEEWGMSQYVRDARITQIYEGANGVQALDLVGRKLAQDGGKHVMAFFDLVKGFIKENEGNLELKSGFLEPLKQASKDLQAAGMFFMQNGMKNPNAALAGSYDFMHLFGHTCLGLIWSMMAKASLEALESGTSDPDFHKTKLATGRYYMARRLPATAMHLKRIESGAEPVMDLAAEAF comes from the coding sequence ATGCCCACCTACACCGCGCCTACCAAGGACATGCAATTCATCCTGCACGATGTCCTCAAGGTCTCGCAGTCCGATATTCCCGGCTACAGCGAACTTGAAGCCGATTTCACCGGCGCGGTGCTGGAGGAGGCAGGCAAGCTGGCCTCCGAGGTTCTGGCTCCTCTCAACCCCGTGGGCGATCAGCAGGGCTGCAAGCTCGAAAACGGCGTGGTGCGCACGCCCGAGGGCTTCAAGGCCGCCTTCGAGCAGGTCAAGGAGGGCGGCTGGACCGGCCTCGACCTTCCCGAGGAGTTCGGCGGCCAGGGGATGCCCTATCTGATGGGCACCGCCGTCGGCGAGATGTTCTCTGCAGCGAACCAGTCGTTCACGATGTACCAAGGCCTGACGCACGGAGCCGCCTCGGCGATCCTCGCCCACGGCACGGACGAGCAGAAGGCCAAGTGGCTGCCCAAGATGGTGAGCTGCGAGTGGACGGGCACGATGAACCTGACCGAGCCCCATTGCGGCACCGATCTGGGCCTGCTGCGCACCAAGGCCGAGCCCCAGGGCGACGGCAGTTACAAGATCACCGGCCAGAAGATCTTCATCTCGGCCGGCGAGCACGACATGGCCGAGAACATCGTGCATCTGGTGCTGGCAAAGATCCCCGGCGGCCCCGATGGCGTGAAGGGTATTTCGCTGTTTATCGTTCCCAAGTTCCTCGTCGATGACGAGGGCAAGATGGGCGCCCGCAACGGCGTGAGCTGCGGCAAGCTCGAAGAGAAGATGGGCATCCACGGCAACGCCACCTGCGTCATGAACTACGACGCGGCGGAGGGCTACCTGCTCGGCACCGAGCACAAGGGCATGCGCGCCATGTTCACCATGATGAACGAGGCGAGACTCGGCGTCGGCATGCAGGGCCTGGCCCAGGCCGCCATCGCCTACGAGAACGCGCTGGCCTATGCCAAGGACCGGCTCCAGGGCCGCGACGTGACCGGGGTGAAAAACCCCGACGGTCCCGCCGATCCGCTGATCGTGCATCCCGACATCCGCCGCAACCTGATGGACCAGAAGAGCTTTGTCGAAGGCGCCCGCGCCTTCCTGTTCTGGGGTGCGCACCTGATCGACAAGTCGCACCGCGCCGGTGACGAGGAGGCCGAAGGGCTGATCTCGCTGCTCACCCCGGTATTGAAGGGCTTCCTCACCGACCAGGGCTTCGACATGGCGGTGCAGGCCCAGCAGGTCTACGGCGGCCACGGCTACATCGAGGAATGGGGCATGTCGCAATACGTCCGCGATGCCCGGATCACCCAGATCTACGAAGGCGCCAACGGCGTTCAGGCACTCGACCTGGTCGGCCGCAAGCTGGCGCAGGACGGCGGCAAGCACGTGATGGCTTTCTTCGATCTGGTGAAAGGCTTCATCAAGGAGAACGAGGGCAACCTCGAGCTGAAATCGGGCTTCCTCGAGCCGCTGAAGCAAGCCTCCAAGGATCTTCAGGCCGCCGGGATGTTCTTCATGCAGAACGGCATGAAAAACCCCAATGCGGCGCTGGCCGGGTCGTATGACTTCATGCACCTCTTCGGCCACACCTGCCTCGGGCTGATCTGGTCGATGATGGCCAAGGCCTCGCTCGAAGCTCTGGAGTCGGGTACCTCCGACCCCGACTTCCACAAGACCAAGCTGGCCACCGGGCGCTACTACATGGCCCGCCGCCTGCCCGCGACCGCGATGCACCTCAAGCGCATCGAGAGCGGCGCCGAGCCGGTGATGGACCTCGCGGCAGAGGCGTTCTAA
- a CDS encoding acetyl-CoA C-acetyltransferase has product MSEAYIYDAVRTPRGKGRKDGSLHEVTAMTLSAGVLNALKERNGLEGHAVEDVIWGNATQVKEQGGCLARTAVLASDLDERIPGLSINRFCASGLEAVNLAANQVKGGAGAGYIAGGVECMSRVPMGSDGAAVAVDPSVAMKHYFVPQGISADIIATEYGFSRDDADALAVESQNRAAAAWADNRFAKTIVPVTDQNGLTILATDEYMRPGTDMQALGSLNPSFKDMGEVMPGFDKIALMKYPHLERINHIHHAGNSSGIVDGSAGVLIGSKAFGEAHGLKPRARIRATAKIGTDPTIMLTGPVPVTEKIMSDNGMKVSDIDLFEVNEAFAAVVLRFMQAFDVDPAQVNPNGGAIAMGHPLGATGAIILGTLLDELERQDKELGLATLCVASGMGAATIIERV; this is encoded by the coding sequence ATGTCTGAAGCCTATATCTACGACGCTGTTCGCACCCCGCGCGGCAAGGGCCGCAAGGACGGCAGCCTGCACGAGGTCACCGCGATGACCCTTTCTGCGGGCGTGCTGAATGCCCTGAAAGAGCGCAACGGTCTGGAAGGCCACGCGGTGGAAGACGTGATCTGGGGCAATGCGACCCAGGTCAAGGAGCAGGGCGGCTGCCTGGCCCGCACCGCGGTGCTGGCCTCCGATCTCGACGAGCGCATCCCCGGCCTTTCGATCAACCGGTTCTGCGCGAGCGGATTGGAAGCCGTGAACCTCGCCGCCAATCAGGTGAAGGGCGGCGCGGGCGCGGGCTACATCGCGGGCGGCGTGGAGTGCATGAGCCGGGTGCCGATGGGCTCGGACGGGGCCGCCGTGGCCGTCGATCCCTCCGTCGCCATGAAGCACTATTTCGTCCCGCAGGGGATCAGCGCCGATATCATCGCCACCGAATACGGGTTCTCCCGCGATGACGCCGACGCGCTGGCCGTCGAGTCCCAGAACCGCGCCGCCGCCGCCTGGGCCGACAACCGCTTTGCGAAGACGATCGTGCCCGTGACCGACCAGAACGGCCTGACCATCCTTGCGACGGATGAATACATGCGCCCCGGCACCGACATGCAGGCGCTCGGCTCCCTCAACCCGTCCTTCAAGGACATGGGCGAGGTCATGCCCGGCTTCGACAAGATCGCGCTGATGAAATACCCGCACCTCGAGCGGATCAACCACATCCACCACGCCGGCAACAGCTCGGGCATCGTCGATGGCTCTGCGGGTGTGCTGATCGGCTCCAAGGCCTTCGGCGAGGCCCACGGGCTGAAGCCCCGTGCCCGCATCCGCGCGACCGCCAAGATCGGCACCGACCCGACCATCATGCTCACCGGCCCGGTGCCCGTGACCGAGAAGATCATGTCCGACAACGGCATGAAGGTGAGCGACATCGACCTCTTCGAGGTCAACGAGGCCTTCGCCGCCGTGGTCCTGCGCTTCATGCAGGCCTTCGACGTTGACCCGGCACAGGTCAACCCCAACGGCGGCGCCATCGCCATGGGTCACCCGCTCGGCGCGACCGGGGCGATCATCCTCGGCACCCTGCTCGACGAGCTGGAGCGGCAGGACAAGGAGCTCGGCCTCGCCACCCTCTGCGTCGCCTCCGGCATGGGCGCGGCCACGATCATCGAGCGCGTCTGA
- a CDS encoding MerR family transcriptional regulator translates to MEKYLTIREMCDAYQVTARTLRFYEAKELLFPVREGQKRLFTKRDEARLKLILRGKRFGFSLEGIRQLLDLYDMENGEHRQLAASIDMAEKRVAEMEAQRDELNVAIEELKSQINWGQNALAAKQVKQAAE, encoded by the coding sequence ATGGAGAAGTACCTGACCATCCGCGAGATGTGCGACGCCTACCAGGTGACTGCGCGGACCCTGCGGTTCTACGAGGCCAAGGAGCTGCTGTTTCCGGTGCGTGAGGGGCAGAAACGTCTGTTCACCAAGCGCGACGAGGCTCGGCTGAAACTCATTCTGCGCGGCAAGCGCTTCGGGTTTTCGCTTGAGGGCATCCGCCAGCTTCTTGACCTGTACGACATGGAAAACGGCGAGCACCGTCAACTGGCGGCCTCGATCGACATGGCCGAGAAACGGGTGGCCGAGATGGAAGCGCAACGCGACGAATTGAACGTGGCCATCGAGGAGCTGAAGTCCCAGATCAACTGGGGTCAGAACGCCCTCGCAGCCAAGCAAGTGAAACAGGCGGCCGAATAA
- a CDS encoding PaaI family thioesterase produces MSDFSVDWVQSFIDALPYSRALGMTAEAVSEGQVTISMPYDEALTGDGAVLHGGAISALMDTTSGTAVMTLPEGLGTATLDLRIDYMRAATPGQRVTAAAECYHITRTVVFVRTTAWDEDDAKPVATAAGAFTYGHMRAPRTTEEMQAAMQALAERQKELGQ; encoded by the coding sequence ATGAGCGATTTCAGCGTGGACTGGGTGCAGTCCTTCATCGACGCGCTGCCCTATTCGCGTGCCCTGGGCATGACGGCAGAGGCCGTGTCGGAAGGGCAGGTCACCATTTCGATGCCATACGACGAGGCCCTCACGGGGGATGGCGCGGTGCTGCATGGCGGGGCGATCTCTGCCTTGATGGACACCACCAGCGGCACCGCCGTGATGACCCTGCCGGAGGGGCTGGGCACGGCTACGCTCGACCTGCGGATCGACTACATGCGCGCCGCGACGCCGGGCCAGCGGGTGACGGCTGCGGCGGAGTGCTATCACATCACGCGGACGGTCGTTTTTGTGCGCACCACGGCCTGGGACGAGGATGACGCCAAGCCGGTGGCCACCGCTGCCGGGGCCTTCACCTATGGCCACATGCGGGCGCCCCGCACGACCGAAGAGATGCAGGCGGCGATGCAGGCCCTCGCGGAACGGCAGAAGGAGCTGGGGCAATGA
- a CDS encoding MerR family transcriptional regulator, producing the protein MAETKPEQRLSFKEMCARFDVTPRTLRYYEYIELLDPEKQGRSRFYGPREVARMTLILRGRRFGFSLENIRQWLEMYENDGNRPQLEIWIERADRQLEELERQRAELDSTIAELRQLRDETEASLS; encoded by the coding sequence ATGGCCGAAACGAAGCCCGAACAGCGGCTCAGTTTCAAGGAGATGTGTGCACGCTTCGACGTGACGCCACGGACTCTGCGCTATTACGAGTACATCGAACTCCTCGATCCCGAGAAGCAGGGCCGCTCGCGTTTCTACGGCCCGCGCGAGGTGGCGCGGATGACCCTGATCCTGCGGGGCCGCCGCTTCGGGTTTTCGCTCGAGAACATCCGCCAGTGGCTCGAGATGTACGAGAACGACGGCAACCGGCCCCAGCTCGAGATCTGGATCGAGCGCGCCGACCGCCAGCTCGAGGAGCTGGAGAGGCAGCGCGCCGAACTCGACTCGACCATCGCCGAGCTGCGCCAACTGCGCGACGAGACCGAAGCGTCACTCTCCTGA
- a CDS encoding glutathione S-transferase family protein: MTMKLYCFGESGNAYKAALALELSGLAWEPVFVDFFNGAARTPEFREINEMGEVPVLIDGDETITQSGAILFHIGEKTGQFMDAPRSEILRWILWDAQKGTGQQGPLRFLMNFLPEDKRPKEAIGFVSGRVQAALKVLEAHLTGRDWVAGEAFTIADIACCGYLYYPEPFGFDRADFIAIDAWLSRISALPGWKHPYDLMPGSPADRA; encoded by the coding sequence ATGACCATGAAGCTCTATTGCTTCGGCGAATCCGGCAATGCCTACAAGGCGGCCCTCGCGCTCGAGCTGTCAGGGCTCGCCTGGGAGCCGGTGTTCGTCGACTTCTTCAACGGCGCCGCCCGCACTCCGGAGTTTCGCGAGATCAACGAGATGGGCGAGGTGCCCGTGCTGATTGACGGCGACGAGACCATCACCCAGTCGGGCGCGATCCTGTTTCACATCGGCGAGAAGACCGGCCAGTTCATGGATGCCCCGCGCTCCGAGATCCTCCGCTGGATCCTCTGGGACGCCCAGAAGGGCACCGGCCAGCAAGGTCCGCTCCGCTTCCTGATGAACTTCCTGCCCGAGGACAAGCGCCCCAAGGAGGCCATCGGCTTCGTCAGCGGGCGCGTCCAGGCCGCGCTGAAGGTGCTGGAGGCCCACCTGACCGGCCGCGACTGGGTCGCCGGCGAGGCCTTCACCATCGCCGACATCGCCTGCTGCGGCTACCTCTACTACCCCGAACCCTTCGGCTTCGACCGAGCCGACTTCATCGCCATCGATGCCTGGCTCTCGCGCATCAGCGCCCTGCCCGGCTGGAAACACCCCTACGACCTGATGCCCGGCTCGCCCGCGGATCGGGCGTGA
- a CDS encoding MATE family efflux transporter, with translation MTPLPAGVAKPVTHRRILKIAVPIVISNATVPILGAVDTGVVGQLGDPVPIGAVGIGAIILTAIYWIFGFLRMGTVGLTSQAEGAGDAAEVSALLVRALLIAAAGGAALIVLQWPIFAGAFLLSPASAEVEDAARGYMAIRVWSAPAAIAVYGLTGWLIAKERTQAVLVIQLWMNLSNIALDFAFVLGLGWGVNGVAFATFLAEWSGAALGLWLCRTAFMGGHWNNRALIFDTARLMHMADVNTNILLRTLMLEVIFVSFLFLGARFGDVKLAANQILLQFLYITAYALDGFAFAAEVFVGQAYGRRSPAEVRRGAVMTSLWGGGTGALLGLAFLAFGPLLVDVMTTAPGVREAARAHLVWMVLAPFVGAAAWMLDGIYIGATRSRDMRNLMFLSLICYGAALATLLPLLGNHGVWAALLVSFAARGLFMGWRYPALERDALRAT, from the coding sequence GTGACGCCACTGCCGGCCGGGGTGGCCAAACCGGTGACCCACCGCCGGATCCTGAAGATCGCGGTGCCCATCGTCATCTCCAACGCGACGGTGCCGATCCTTGGCGCGGTGGATACCGGCGTGGTCGGACAGCTCGGCGACCCGGTGCCGATCGGCGCTGTCGGGATCGGGGCGATCATTCTCACCGCGATCTACTGGATCTTCGGCTTCCTGCGGATGGGCACCGTGGGCCTGACGAGCCAGGCCGAAGGCGCCGGGGACGCGGCGGAGGTTTCGGCGCTGCTGGTGCGGGCCCTGCTCATCGCGGCGGCGGGCGGTGCGGCGCTGATCGTGCTGCAATGGCCGATCTTTGCCGGCGCGTTCCTGCTCTCGCCGGCAAGCGCCGAGGTGGAGGACGCCGCGCGTGGCTACATGGCGATCCGGGTCTGGTCGGCGCCTGCGGCGATCGCGGTTTACGGCCTCACCGGCTGGCTCATCGCCAAGGAGCGCACCCAGGCCGTGCTCGTGATCCAGCTGTGGATGAACCTCAGCAACATCGCGCTCGACTTCGCCTTCGTTCTCGGCCTTGGCTGGGGGGTGAACGGCGTGGCCTTTGCGACCTTCCTTGCCGAATGGTCGGGAGCGGCGCTTGGGCTCTGGCTGTGCCGTACGGCCTTCATGGGAGGGCATTGGAACAACCGGGCGCTGATCTTCGACACGGCCCGGCTGATGCACATGGCGGATGTGAACACCAACATCCTGCTGCGCACGCTGATGCTCGAGGTGATCTTCGTCTCCTTCCTGTTTCTCGGTGCGCGCTTCGGCGACGTCAAGCTCGCCGCCAACCAGATCCTGCTGCAGTTTCTCTACATCACCGCCTATGCGCTCGACGGTTTTGCCTTTGCCGCGGAGGTCTTCGTGGGGCAGGCCTACGGGCGCAGGAGCCCGGCGGAGGTGCGGCGCGGCGCGGTGATGACCAGCCTCTGGGGCGGCGGCACGGGGGCGCTGCTGGGGCTCGCGTTTCTCGCCTTCGGGCCGCTGCTGGTGGACGTGATGACGACCGCGCCCGGCGTGCGCGAGGCGGCGAGGGCGCATCTGGTCTGGATGGTGCTCGCCCCCTTCGTCGGTGCGGCTGCCTGGATGCTGGACGGTATCTACATCGGGGCCACACGCAGCCGGGACATGCGCAACCTGATGTTCCTGTCGCTGATCTGCTACGGCGCCGCCCTGGCCACGCTGCTGCCGTTGCTGGGCAACCACGGCGTCTGGGCGGCGCTGCTGGTGAGTTTCGCCGCACGCGGCCTGTTCATGGGCTGGCGCTATCCGGCGCTGGAGCGTGATGCGCTGCGCGCGACCTAG
- a CDS encoding cupin domain-containing protein: MPVISHQTVRRDSGTPEAIASHGAFEARLYSDTAGLTQFGAFIEELAPGSRSSNRHWHEEQDEFLWMLSGVATLHENRGSVTLRPGDAVAWPKGVANAHCIENAGDAPCSYLVVGKRGGDDVVHYPDQGEKKLIPEGGPRQMRPDDMPAPADLPSAVLDLGAAPVKTGSIYPEPYAAMMAGRASLRLGQMGGLTQFGANLVTLQPGALASLRHWHENEDEFLIVTEGAFVLVDDQGAHPMGPGDVAAFPAGDPNGHHMTNRSEAPASFLVIGTKAPREVAHYADHDLRIEIESGNARFTYSDGSPWDGPRQGRTT, translated from the coding sequence ATGCCAGTGATCTCGCACCAGACCGTGCGCCGCGACTCCGGCACCCCCGAGGCCATCGCCAGTCACGGGGCCTTTGAGGCGCGGCTCTACTCCGATACGGCGGGGCTCACCCAGTTCGGCGCCTTCATCGAGGAGCTGGCTCCGGGGTCGCGTTCCTCGAACCGCCACTGGCACGAGGAGCAGGACGAGTTTCTCTGGATGCTCTCAGGCGTCGCCACGCTGCACGAGAACCGCGGCAGCGTGACCCTCCGTCCCGGCGATGCCGTCGCCTGGCCCAAGGGCGTGGCCAATGCCCACTGCATCGAGAATGCAGGCGATGCCCCCTGCAGCTACCTCGTCGTCGGCAAGCGTGGCGGCGATGACGTGGTGCACTACCCCGACCAGGGCGAGAAAAAGCTGATCCCCGAAGGCGGCCCCCGTCAGATGCGGCCCGACGACATGCCAGCTCCCGCCGATCTGCCCAGCGCCGTGCTCGACCTCGGCGCCGCGCCGGTGAAGACCGGGTCGATCTACCCCGAGCCCTACGCCGCGATGATGGCGGGCCGCGCCTCGCTGCGGCTCGGGCAGATGGGCGGGCTGACCCAGTTCGGCGCCAATCTCGTCACCCTCCAGCCCGGCGCGCTCGCCTCGCTCCGGCACTGGCACGAGAACGAGGACGAGTTCCTGATCGTGACCGAGGGCGCTTTCGTGCTGGTCGACGATCAGGGCGCGCACCCGATGGGCCCCGGTGACGTGGCCGCCTTCCCGGCGGGCGACCCGAACGGCCATCACATGACCAACCGGAGCGAGGCCCCCGCCTCGTTCCTCGTGATCGGCACCAAGGCCCCCCGCGAGGTGGCCCACTATGCCGATCATGACCTCCGCATCGAAATCGAAAGCGGTAACGCCCGCTTCACCTATTCAGACGGCAGCCCGTGGGACGGGCCGCGCCAAGGGAGAACAACATGA
- a CDS encoding PaaI family thioesterase — protein sequence MKKPEPVQVIKERRDTALTRLVGGIAFVRFLGIRFDRKGDELTAVLPYDPKLIGNPMLPALHGGATAGFLEVAAVVQLAWQELWSQIEGRAVDPQRLAAEGQPRLPKTIDFSVDYLRAGLPRDAYARARVNRSGRRYASVHVEAWQDNVHRPFAQATGHFLMPQQKTD from the coding sequence ATGAAGAAGCCGGAGCCGGTGCAGGTTATCAAGGAACGCCGCGACACGGCGCTCACGAGGCTGGTGGGAGGCATCGCCTTCGTCCGGTTTCTCGGCATCCGTTTCGACCGGAAGGGCGACGAGCTGACGGCGGTGCTGCCCTACGACCCCAAGCTGATCGGCAACCCGATGCTGCCCGCGCTTCACGGCGGGGCGACGGCGGGATTTCTGGAAGTGGCCGCAGTGGTGCAGCTTGCGTGGCAGGAGCTCTGGAGCCAGATCGAGGGCCGCGCTGTCGATCCGCAGCGCCTTGCCGCCGAGGGACAGCCGCGCCTGCCGAAGACGATTGATTTCTCGGTCGACTACCTGCGCGCCGGCCTGCCGCGCGACGCCTATGCCCGAGCGCGGGTCAATCGCTCGGGGCGGCGCTATGCGAGCGTGCATGTGGAGGCCTGGCAGGACAATGTGCACCGGCCCTTCGCGCAGGCCACCGGGCACTTCCTGATGCCGCAGCAGAAGACGGACTAG
- the arsC gene encoding arsenate reductase (glutaredoxin) (This arsenate reductase requires both glutathione and glutaredoxin to convert arsenate to arsenite, after which the efflux transporter formed by ArsA and ArsB can extrude the arsenite from the cell, providing resistance.): MSNPIIWHNPRCSKSRETLKLLEERGYTPQVRLYLENPPDPAELEHTCRLLGVAPITLIRRKEEPARALTDDMPADMLFAAMAADPIMIERPIVFHNGKAAIGRPPEDVLAILD; encoded by the coding sequence ATGAGCAACCCGATCATCTGGCACAATCCGCGCTGCTCCAAGTCCCGCGAGACCCTGAAGCTGCTGGAGGAGCGGGGCTATACCCCCCAGGTCCGCCTCTACCTCGAAAACCCGCCCGACCCGGCCGAGCTGGAGCATACCTGCCGCCTTCTGGGAGTGGCCCCGATCACGCTGATCCGCCGCAAGGAAGAGCCCGCCAGGGCGCTGACCGACGACATGCCCGCCGACATGCTCTTCGCCGCAATGGCCGCCGACCCGATCATGATCGAGCGGCCCATCGTCTTTCACAACGGCAAGGCCGCCATTGGCCGCCCGCCGGAAGACGTGCTCGCGATCCTCGACTGA